The DNA region TCAACACGACACCAGGATTAATGTCTGAAGGGTGGAGCAAGAAAAAGTTTGAGCCATTTCTCCAATTCTCCCTTTTCCCCATTTCTCCTTGTTTACACTTCTAATGTATAGCCCTGAACGGTTACGATTTTTTAGGGTGTAGGTTTGATAACGAACTATCCCCACTTTTTACATCCTCAATTCTACTATCTCATCTCCATCTTTTAAAATTACCTTATCTTCAAATACCTCATCTATTTTTACCCCTTGGATGTAATCTCCTCTTTTGAGGAAATATTGATGTGCTTTGTTTCCATCTTGAATTATTGCTGTCCCACTACTTTCATCAAACACTACTCCTATTAATCTTAAATTACCTACTCGCTTCTCTAAAGGAATTTTAAGCGGTATATCTGGTGGTGGCGATTGAGGTGGAGGTGGAGGTGGCGCAGATATTACGGGTAAATTAGGTAATGACTGCTGAACTACTTTTTCTTTCACCTCTTCCTCCACTAAAGGAACAAATAAATATCGACTACCAATTAAATTACTATAATACGAATAGGGTTTAGAAGGAGGTAAATTTATAGCGTTTAACTTTATCTCCCCTCTTTTTCTACTGATTACTAATTCTTTTTTGGGCAAAGAAAAGTAGATAATAATTCCAATACAGAGAATTAAATTTGCTAAATATAAAATTTTATTTGCAAAACTTATCTTATTTAAAGCTAACATTGTGTTATTCCTCTAAGATTCTACTTATAACCAACTGGGCAGATAAGACACCCTTAGTTCCACTTTTTGCTTTTAGTCTTAAAGATGAAACCGTTAGAAGTTTAGATGATAATTGATAGATAAATTTTGTCAGGTGATTTATTTCCCCTTCTGCCTCAACTACGATGATAAGTCTTTTATAAAATCCCATATCCTTAACTATTCCCGGCTTAATATCTACTAAATAAAGGTTTGAAGCCTTAGATATAGATTCTATCACTTTTAAAGTATCCGCTAATTCCTCTTCCAGAGAACCTTTTATCTGTAATGTCCTGGAGAATTTGTTATATACCGTAGAGATTTTATCCTTTTGGCTAATAATTCGTCTATTTTTTAAAAGTTGTATTTCCTTAGATAATACCTCGTTGTTCAATTTGGACAAAAAATTATAGCCTGGTTCAAGTAGATAAGTATATCCTGCATAACCAAGAATGACAGCACTGGTAATCCATAATAATCTTTTTTCTCTTTTGGCAAGTTGTGAAAAAGTCATAATCCTTCCTTTTCCAGTGGACAATTAATTTGAAAATCAGTTACTTCACGATTCCCTACTCTTCGTTTGGTAGCATAATTTACCTTTACATTCTTGAAATAATCTGAATCTTCCAGTGTAGAAATTAAGGAGAACACTGTTGACATATTTCTTGCCTCTCCTCTAATGATAGTCAAGGTTTCTTTTTCAAAGATAAGTTCATTTAAAGAGATATCCAGAGGAATTAATCTATAAATTTCTGCTAATATATCAAGGCTTAATTGCTGTTTACTCATCTGCTCAGAAATAGCATCAAGTCTTTTTTTCTTTAATTCCATATCCTTAGCTAAAGGTAGATTAATCCTAATTTCTTTATCAAGATAATCTATATATTGATAAGTAGCACAGAGTTTTGTAATGGTAAGGACAGATAAACTCAAGATTAAAAGTATTACCAATATACCCGATAAGATAAAATTAGTATGTTTATCTTTTTGTCTTTGATTTATTTTGATGGATTCAGGTAACAGGTCAATCCTCTTTTCTGCAGAGCCAATAACTAACCCTACTACTGTTGTTAGTTGAGGCATTTTATCTGACCTCTGAGCTCTGTCTTCTGACTTCTGTCCTCTCTTTTCAGGTGGAACAATAAAACCTTTAAAAGGGGTACATATCTCCACAGGAATACCTATATCTTCCTCTAATCTTTTATCCAGTCCTTTTAAACTTGCTAATTCACCACTAAGGATAATTTTTTCAATCCCTGCCCCTTTAATTTCTCGTTTGTATGCATTTAAAGATGTCCTTAACTCCTCGGCTATTCCTTTTAAAGGGTCTCCTCTTGGGATAGAGACACTACGGGTAAAGAGTAATCTATTTTGATTAATAAAGATAATATCCGTAGTCGCAAATCCGATATCTAATATGGCTATGGATAGAGGAATTTCAAGTTGGGTATGCCGATAGGAATTAAAGATTGCCTCGGATGTTAAAAGAATTCGAGTAGGTTCTAATTTTATTTGTTTTAAAATCTGCAGGTGTTTGTTAACAATGTCGTTATGTGCTACCACTAACATTACTTGTGTGGAATTATCCTGTTGAGATAGGATTTGAAAATCTATGATGAGTTCTTCTAAAGGATAAGGTAAGAGTTTACCTGCCTGGAATTTAACCATTTCTACCAGTTCTTTTTCATCTACGGAGGGTAATTCTAACCATCGGATAGTAACAAATTGCCGATTGATACAGGTATGAAGATTAACTATCTTAATTTTATTTTTCTTTATGAGAGCATCTATAGTTTGAGCTATTTTAATATCCTTTGTCTCATCCTCATCTTGAGGTATTTGAGTAGAGCATAATTTTAATAGTCTAACCCTTCCTTTTGAGTCTTTCTTTACTTGAATTATCTTTACTGAATAATCATCAAAGTCTATCCCAGTAATAATCATTGTCTAAATTATTCCTCTCTCCAATATTTTATCTTGCCTGTTTCGAGGTCAATTATTGAAGTTATTTTTTTAGTTACTTTATTTACTATCCCGGTAGCACTAATTCTAAAGGTATTAGAATTAGTAGTAATTAGTTGGCTAATTGAGTTGTATTTCTCTCCTATTCCAGGGACATTCTTTATATCCTGTGGTGTTTTAAATATATTATCATCCTCAGTCCCTTCTTTCCCATCAAATTTTGCTCGATAATCAATAATATTTTGAGCTAATTCTTCATTTAGTAAGACAGATAATACCTCCTTAGGTGCCGTATTAATATTTATAGCCCCTTGACCATATACTGTTATCAATTGGTTAATTTTATCTTCTCCATATAGTATTTTTGAAATTACTCCTTTGACTAATAGTAATTCTTCTACGGATTCAAAAGGTGCATTTTTACAATGATAATTTTTTAAAATACTTTGATAATACTCATCTTCAGCTCCACAATCTTCTTCCTTAATATTTACATCCCTCCAGTCAATTATGCAGGAGACTATCTCTTTATTCAACTGTGGTAACCTTTCAAGGACAGTTCTTGTAGCATAATTCAGATTAATTCTGCGTTCCTCATCACTTACTTGATAGATAAATCTTCCTCTGTCCAATTCTACCTCTTTTTGCCCATTCCACGGTTCATTAAGGGCAGCATAATCATTTGTATCTTTTTTTAACTCTGCAATAGCATAATTAATTCCTGCCTTAGCTAAGTATAAAGCCCGTAGGGAATCAATTTGAAATTTAGTCAATTTTATCTCTACTCTCATCCGATGAGAGAAAGAAATGGCTAATAAGGTTAAGATAGTTAATAGCCACAGGGTAACAATCAATACCACTCCTTTTTCATCCTTCATTGTTTTCATATTGAGCTTCCTATGGGAATCCACACCGTCGTAGTAAACATCTTTTTATCCGCATAGAGAGAGACTTTTACTGCTTTAGGTGGTTTATTCGTCTTCCATGTTTCATGCCAGATGTCTTCTAAATCCAGATACTTGAATTCTACTTTATCTACAGATTCTATCATTGTCTCCTCTAAATCTTTATTCTCTTGCCATGCAAGAAAAGTTTCTCTCTTTAAAAGTTTATTTTCATCCCATTGATAGGTTATTTTTGATAAAGTTTGTTTTTGTGTATCTAATGCTAAAAAATTCAAATAGGTATCTTTACCTTCAAATTTCTCATTCCCTAATTTAGTTGTATTTCTAAGTGCAGTGGATATCTCATCTAAGGATAGTCTTAATTCCTGGTATAAAGATACCTTTTCATCACCCCTTTTAGTTACACTAATTCCTTGACTAAATGTTGTATAGATAGCCGTGATAATAATCATAAAGATTGATATACCAATAAGCACTTCAATCAAGGTAAATCCATTTATAAGTAAGTGATTAAATCTACTATCCCTTCTTTCCATTCTACTATTACCTTTACTTCTTTCAAATCTAATTCCTTTATTTTCTTAATTTCGGCTTTCCATGTAAATTCGGATTCATCTTCAAATCCTCCCTCTATCTTTCCCGAATAAAGTTCTTGTGTAGTATTTTCTAATTCACTTATCTTCTGGGCAAGTAAAAAAACCGCCTTTGTATAATTCTTAGATACCTTTACTACCTGCAAACTTATCATAAAAGAGCTTAAGATTAAAACTATTCCCAGACAGAGAATAGACAGGGAAAGCATCACTTCAAGAAGGATATAACCACTGTTACTCCATATCTTTCTTGTAAATCTTAACATAATTAATCCTTGTGCCAAATGTTAAAATATACTCTCTACCCTCTTCATCTCTAAGAGTTAATACCCCTATATTAACTCTACCATCAGGATAGAAGATAATAGCATCAAGATAGCTATTCATTACAAATTCTTCTGGAAGACAATGGACTTTTTCAGACTTAACATAATAATCAGGATAATTAATTGGGTCTTTTTCTACAGATAACCAGTATTTTTTACCCTGATAATCGAGATTCAGTTTATATTTAGTCCTTTCTAAGACAGCCTTTTGTCGGGCATAGGTGATCAGTGATGCAATTTCTTTAGCCACGATAGAGGTTTTAAGAGATTTGTATGTTCCTTTAAAAGATGGTATAGCGGTTAGTATTAGTATTCCTATCATAGATATAACTATCAATAATTCAAGTAAAGTAAAACCTTTATTCTTTCCTATCTGTTTGTGTTTCTTCCCAGTTGCATACATCATCACCGCCACCTTCTACACCATCCTTTCCGTAAGAAATTAAGTCGTAATCTTCATTATGCACCCCCGGGCAGGTGTAATGGTATGGATTATTCCAGGGATCTACAGGTATTTTCTTCTTAAGATAAGTTCCTTTCCAGTTATTCGGGATAGGTGGAGTAGTAGGTTTTTGTCTCAAAGCGGATAATCCTTGCTCAGTCGTGGGGTAGGAATCATTATCTAATTCATACATATCTAAGGCAACTGAAATACTGACAATATCTGCCTTTGCTCTGGCTATTTTGGCTTGATAAGTCCTGCCGGCAAATCTCGGTAACACCATAGCTACCAATATGCCAATAATAATAATGACAAGCATAAGTTCGATTAAAGTAAAGCCCTTATTGTTTCTCATACCTCAGTCCTCCTATTTTTTACTCTACTAAGATATTCATCTTAAAAATAGGTAATAGCATGGCAATAACAATAAATCCGACCATAAATCCCATAGCCAAAATCACTATTGGTTCTAATAATGAGGTGATTACTTTTATTGACCTATCAAGTTCCTTTTCATAATTTGAGGCTATTTTTAATAATGCCTTTTCTAAAAATCCACCTTCTTCTGAAATAGATACCATACTGACCATTAAAGATGAAAAAAACTCTTTGTCTATTAAACTATTCGCAAAACCTTTACCTTCATTGACCTGTTTATAAATTCTATCAATATCCTCTTTGAAGATTAAATTACCACTCTGGCTACTAATTATTTTTATTGCCTCTAATATGGGAACACCGTTTTTCAATAAAGTACCTAAATTTAAACTAAATTTTAAAACCTCAACCTTTTTTATAACCTCACCAAGATAGGGTAACGACAATAAGAATTTATGGATAGTTAAACGACCTTTTTGAGTAGCAAGCATCCTTTTTATGGCAAAGATGACAATTATAAAAGAAGCGAATATCATCCACCAATATTTAGCCATAAAATTACTACTAAAGATTAAAATAAGGGTAGGGAATGGTAGATTTTGTCCTAAATCCTCAAACATAGTTACTAACTTCGGGATAACAAAAGTCATCAGGAAACAAATGCTTATTATTCCTACCGCGACTAATAAACAAGGGTAAATTAATGCGGTAGAGACCTTCATCCTCAAATCTTCTATCCTTTCAAGATAATCTCCTGCCCTATCTAACACCTGAGGTAACATACCTCCTGCCTCTCCAACCTTAATCATAGCTACTAAAAATGCAGGGAATATTTTAGGGTATTTATTTAGGGCATCAGAGAATTTCATCCCTTGCTGAACATTTTTATTTACCTCCTCGATTATTATTTTAAATTGTTTATTTTGGGTTTGTTGATATAATATGGATAAGGCTTTATTTAAAGGAAGTCCCCCTTCAAGTAAATCTGATATTTGTCTGGTAAACATAGTCACTTCCTTATTATTTATTGGGTTAAATCGCCATAGTTCCCTTTGTTCTCTGTCCTCTGCCCTTTGCCCTTTGCCCTCTGCCTTCTGTTCTTCCTGTATCAAAACAGGGAAGTAACCCATTTCATTTAACTTATCGACAACTATTTTTTGTGATTCAGCAACTATGTTACCTTCAAATATATTACCCGATTTATCCTTTGCCTTATATACAAAGTTAGGCATTCCTTCTCCTCAAATCAGAAGTCAGAAGTCAGATGGTAGAAGTCAGAAGTCAGAGAATTTATGCCATTTGTTCATTAAACTATAAAGCATAGCATTGACCTCGCCGTATCTACCATACAACTTTTTGTGTTCATCCTCAGTTATATATTTGCAATCCCTTGCAATATCCAACCATCCTCTTGTTTCTTCAGATGAACCCAAAGAATCATTCAAGTGCCTGTTGAAGACTTGTTCATATTTTCTTTTAGCATATCCTTCTCTTATATTTATAGCTACCGATCTTGAAGAGCGCCTTATTTGATCTGTCAATGAGTAAGTTTCTTCTTTTGGGAATTTCTTTGTTATCTCAAATACCTCCATCGCTAATTCATAAGATAGCTGGTACACTTTCAAATCTCCAACATTTTTAATCATCTAATCATTCTCCTCTCTCCTCTATCCTCTGTCCTCTGACCTCTGTCCTCTGTCCTCTATCCTCTGTCCTCTGACCTCTGTCCTCTATCCTCTGCCCTCACTGCTGTGTTATTCTTAATACCTCTAATTTATTTGTAATTCCTGCTTCTACCTTTTTCATTCCATCTTCAAGTAATGTCTTCATCCCTAATTCAACCGCCTTTTCTTTAATTTTATAAGTAGGAGATTGGTTTAATATTAACTCCCTTATCTCATCAGTCATTAATAAAATCTCATAAACTCCTGTTCTCTCTTTATAACCTGTATATCTACACTCCTCACAGCCAAACTTCTGTCCTCTGTCTTCTGTCATCTGCCCTCTGTTTCCTTCCTTACACCCCGGGCATATCTTCCTGACCAATCTTTGAGCAATAATCGCTTCAATAGATGAGGATATCAAATAAGGTTCTATCTTCATATCCAGTAATCGGGCAATAGCTCCTGCGGCATCATTAGTATGTAAGGTAGAAAATACCAGATGTCCGGTCAATGCGGTTCTAATC from bacterium includes:
- the gspG gene encoding type II secretion system major pseudopilin GspG yields the protein MRNNKGFTLIELMLVIIIIGILVAMVLPRFAGRTYQAKIARAKADIVSISVALDMYELDNDSYPTTEQGLSALRQKPTTPPIPNNWKGTYLKKKIPVDPWNNPYHYTCPGVHNEDYDLISYGKDGVEGGGDDVCNWEETQTDRKE
- a CDS encoding helix-hairpin-helix domain-containing protein, yielding MKTMKDEKGVVLIVTLWLLTILTLLAISFSHRMRVEIKLTKFQIDSLRALYLAKAGINYAIAELKKDTNDYAALNEPWNGQKEVELDRGRFIYQVSDEERRINLNYATRTVLERLPQLNKEIVSCIIDWRDVNIKEEDCGAEDEYYQSILKNYHCKNAPFESVEELLLVKGVISKILYGEDKINQLITVYGQGAININTAPKEVLSVLLNEELAQNIIDYRAKFDGKEGTEDDNIFKTPQDIKNVPGIGEKYNSISQLITTNSNTFRISATGIVNKVTKKITSIIDLETGKIKYWREE
- a CDS encoding four helix bundle protein, with translation MIKNVGDLKVYQLSYELAMEVFEITKKFPKEETYSLTDQIRRSSRSVAINIREGYAKRKYEQVFNRHLNDSLGSSEETRGWLDIARDCKYITEDEHKKLYGRYGEVNAMLYSLMNKWHKFSDF
- a CDS encoding prepilin-type N-terminal cleavage/methylation domain-containing protein, whose protein sequence is MMYATGKKHKQIGKNKGFTLLELLIVISMIGILILTAIPSFKGTYKSLKTSIVAKEIASLITYARQKAVLERTKYKLNLDYQGKKYWLSVEKDPINYPDYYVKSEKVHCLPEEFVMNSYLDAIIFYPDGRVNIGVLTLRDEEGREYILTFGTRINYVKIYKKDME
- a CDS encoding type II secretion system protein GspJ, which codes for MERRDSRFNHLLINGFTLIEVLIGISIFMIIITAIYTTFSQGISVTKRGDEKVSLYQELRLSLDEISTALRNTTKLGNEKFEGKDTYLNFLALDTQKQTLSKITYQWDENKLLKRETFLAWQENKDLEETMIESVDKVEFKYLDLEDIWHETWKTNKPPKAVKVSLYADKKMFTTTVWIPIGSSI
- a CDS encoding type II secretion system F family protein, which encodes MPNFVYKAKDKSGNIFEGNIVAESQKIVVDKLNEMGYFPVLIQEEQKAEGKGQRAEDREQRELWRFNPINNKEVTMFTRQISDLLEGGLPLNKALSILYQQTQNKQFKIIIEEVNKNVQQGMKFSDALNKYPKIFPAFLVAMIKVGEAGGMLPQVLDRAGDYLERIEDLRMKVSTALIYPCLLVAVGIISICFLMTFVIPKLVTMFEDLGQNLPFPTLILIFSSNFMAKYWWMIFASFIIVIFAIKRMLATQKGRLTIHKFLLSLPYLGEVIKKVEVLKFSLNLGTLLKNGVPILEAIKIISSQSGNLIFKEDIDRIYKQVNEGKGFANSLIDKEFFSSLMVSMVSISEEGGFLEKALLKIASNYEKELDRSIKVITSLLEPIVILAMGFMVGFIVIAMLLPIFKMNILVE
- the pilM gene encoding pilus assembly protein PilM → MIITGIDFDDYSVKIIQVKKDSKGRVRLLKLCSTQIPQDEDETKDIKIAQTIDALIKKNKIKIVNLHTCINRQFVTIRWLELPSVDEKELVEMVKFQAGKLLPYPLEELIIDFQILSQQDNSTQVMLVVAHNDIVNKHLQILKQIKLEPTRILLTSEAIFNSYRHTQLEIPLSIAILDIGFATTDIIFINQNRLLFTRSVSIPRGDPLKGIAEELRTSLNAYKREIKGAGIEKIILSGELASLKGLDKRLEEDIGIPVEICTPFKGFIVPPEKRGQKSEDRAQRSDKMPQLTTVVGLVIGSAEKRIDLLPESIKINQRQKDKHTNFILSGILVILLILSLSVLTITKLCATYQYIDYLDKEIRINLPLAKDMELKKKRLDAISEQMSKQQLSLDILAEIYRLIPLDISLNELIFEKETLTIIRGEARNMSTVFSLISTLEDSDYFKNVKVNYATKRRVGNREVTDFQINCPLEKEGL